A DNA window from Salmo salar unplaced genomic scaffold, Ssal_v3.1, whole genome shotgun sequence contains the following coding sequences:
- the LOC106592820 gene encoding LOW QUALITY PROTEIN: E-selectin (The sequence of the model RefSeq protein was modified relative to this genomic sequence to represent the inferred CDS: inserted 4 bases in 3 codons; deleted 4 bases in 2 codons; substituted 1 base at 1 genomic stop codon), which translates to SHPNGNFSXDSTCSIPVKRGTVSSPGPVRCTASESWAEQPPTCENNGLCSEVXEPGEGFMARFPIPWVLATCHLYSLPERSGYERLASSSATLQCGAXGQWNDDSSQCVAISCPTLQQPKDALITCGEDFTYGSSCNFSCSEGYLLKGAITVTCTSAAEWSEEIPHCEVALCSELYEPGKGSMACSHPLGSFSYLSTCTFTCXEGYERLASSSATLQCGASGQWNDSQPQCVAVSCPTLQQPKDGAITCGEDFTYGSSCNFSCSEGYLLKGAITVTCTSAAEWTEKIPHCEAVQCPSPVVPLGVRSAVRPPSHPWGSVCNFSCDEGYDLQGAPNMQCSRSGKWSADTPTCTATPEPPLNPTILGLAAGGAVSLSVLSLAAWLLKRIRQKANKFDLNSTSDIEEPLQTYRNSIDSLI; encoded by the exons TCTCACCCCAATGGGAATTTCT TCGACTCGACGTGTAGCATTCCTGTGAAGAGGGGTACCGTGAGTAGCCCCGGGCCTGTGAGATGCACAGCCTCAGAATCATGGGCAGAACAGCCTCCCACCTGTGAAAACAA TGGTTTATGCAGTGAGGTGTAGGAACCTGGGGAAGGGTTCATGGCCCGTTTCCCTATCCCCTGGGTCTTAGCTACCTGTCACCTGTACTCTTTACCTGAGAGGAGTGGCTATGAGAGGCTGGCCTCCAGCTCTGCTACCCTGCAGTGTGGAGC GGGACAGTGGAACGACGACAGCTCGCAGTG TGTAGCTATAAGCTGCCCTACCCTCCAGCAGCCAAAGGAC GCGCTAATCACCTGTGGAGAAGACTTCACCTATGGAAGCAGCTGTAACTTTAGCTGCTCTGAGGGTTATCTCCTCAAGGGGGCGATCACGGTGACCTGCACATCAGCTGCTGAGTGGAGTGAGGAGATACCACACTGTGAAG tggcCTTATGCAGTGAGCTGTATGAACCTGGGAAGGGTTCCATGGCCTGCTCCCATCCCCTGGGCTCCTTCAGCTACCTGTCCACCTGTACCTTTACCT GAGAGGGCTATGAGAGGCTGGCCTCCAGCTCTGCTACCCTGCAGTGTGGAGCCTCGGGACAGTGGAACGACTCACAGCcgcagtgtgttg CTGTAAGCTGCCCTACCCTCCAGCAGCCAAAGGATGGCGCTATCACCTGTGGAGAAGACTTCACTTATGGAAGCAGCTGTAACTTTAGCTGCTCTGAGGGTTATCTCCTCAAG GGGGCGATCACGGTGACCTGCACATCAGCTGCTGAGTGGACTGAGAAGATACCACACTGTGAAG CTGTCCAGTGTCCCTCTCCTGTGGTTCCTCTGGGGGTCAGGTCAGCTGTGAGGCCCCCCTCACATCCTTGGGGCTCTGTCTGCAACTTCAGCTGTGATGAGGGCTATGATCTCCAGGGGGCCCCAAACATGCAGTGTTCACGGTCAGGGAAGTGGAGCGCTGACACACCTACCTGCACAG CCACACCTGAGCCTCCATTGAACCCCACTATCCTAGGCCTGGCAGCAGGGGGCGCTGTGTCATTATCTGTCCTGTCTCTGGCCGCATGGCTCCTCAAACGAATAAGACAGAAAG CTAACAAGTTTGATCTGAACAGCACCTCAGACATTGAGGAACCTTTACAGACCTACAGGAACAGCATCGACAGCCTCATATAA